The genomic region GGCTCTGAATGGCCAGGGAAAACACTTTTTGTCTCATCATTCAAGAATATTAGGGGATGCGCGTGCAGCAGGATGGATCGCAGGCAAGAGGGTGCCAACGCAGAGTCCAGCTTCTCTAGGAAAGCACGGGGCGGATCATCCTCGGAACCCCCCTGTGTGGACCCGCTCGGCCGGCCCAGCAGTCCGGACCCCCAGGGCTCTCCGCCGTGGCTCCGTCCCCTGTGGCCACCAGTGGGCACGGGCGCTGCCCACGGCCAGTCCGTCCCCGGAGCCTCCCTGACGCCGTGGGCCGGCCCCACACACCGCGGCCCTGCAGGCGCCGAGGACAGACCCGCAGTGCTACTCTGCGCGGCAGCTGAGGCCGAACTTCTTTGTGCCGCTTCTTGCCACCGTGGAAGTGCTTTGAGGCCACCGCGAAGCACGAGGCTGGCCCCACGCAGGTCCCGCTCTGTTTCCGGTGATGACTCCTCCTTTCGTGGATCTCCCCGGGCAGTGGCCGCAGGCCTCCTCACCCGGGAAGCGGCATCTGCGGGCCGAGGGCTCCCCTCTTGCCTTCTCTCACTCCATAGTTCTCTGCACAAGGCTCTGTCGGAGGCGGCACCTGCTCTCCGCTCCTCCGCGAAGCGGGCGCAGAAAGGCCTGCGTCCGTCCCTCATGCTGTGTCTCTGACACCCTGAGCCCCAGGACACGCCTGTCAGTCCGCGGAAGGCCTTCAGTGGATCTCAATATGAACCTGGAAAAGACCAACAAATTACAGGGTAATAATGAAGACAGGGTCTCCAGAGAGTCCACACACACCAGGTATTTCCCAGCAAATATGAAGGTCTCTTTGACAGTCTCCGGTACCAAGGATTCCCCACTGTGATAGAAAACAAGATGTCAACCTACCAATTAGAAATAACAATAAAGAGAACAGAACTTGATTAATGCAGTATTTcctaaaaatacttaaatatgtACTGAGGCTCTGCACTTTTCATGGCAATGCAGTTATTTGCGCAGGTTCAATAAAAAGTGGCTCCCTTTAACCAAGATAAACTAGATGACTCAATCAGGAAACCAAGGCCTTACCCAGAGTGTCCTATTTGAGAATGATACTCAGTGACTCAGGCATGACAAGCCACTTTTAAGGAATCATGGGCAACTTTACTtatgttgttgagttgctaagtcatgtctgactctttgggaccccatggactatatatagcccgccaggctcctctgtccatggatcttccccacccaaggactgaacccacatctcctgtgtcagcaggcagattctctatggctgagccaccggggaaccTCACGTCTCCTTGGGGCATACTCTGTACAGGGATGAGTATTATTCTATATAACACTGACACAAATGCATTTGAGCAGCATAAAACTATAGGCAAACATAATGTGcaattatctttttatattttgagtatttatttggctgcactggatctttagTTTAGGTGTGTGAGACCTAGTTCCCTTacctgggatggaacctgcgccCCTCCcgctgggagtgcagagtccttgccactagaccatcagggatgtccccagatttttttttaattgatatataactGACATAAAATATGTCAGTTTCAAGCATACAACCTAGTATTTCAATGTTTGTATATATCACTACAAGAAGTGCTTTGTAAAGCACAGCCAACACTCACAGTTCACCAAGGCAAACCTAACTTCTCTTAAATTAACTCTCCAAAGCACGTTATTTTAAACCTTACATTTAATTTTACTGATCTGAAATGTACTAAAAATGACTGTTTTCCTGAAATGGAAGCATTCCTAAATATCTTAAAACATATTagaacagtgttttttttttttaattaagaaaaataggtCATTTAATATGGGCCAACTCTCAGGAAAACTGGCTTCTACCTACTTTTATTATGTCCTTATAGGAGAACTTAGTACAGCTCAGAAAGATGAAGTGTTGTCACAATtgttacaatattttaaataagatacCCTTAATGTAATCATACCTTCGATAATGACAAACTTATCATGTATTCAACGCTGAATATttaatggaagaactgatgctgaagctgaagcttcaatactttggcgagtcggacacgacttactgactgaacaataacaagtaACGAGAGAATAACTGCTTACTAAAGATCTGGCTCTTCAGTAAATTCAGCAATAAACTATGCATTCAATACTCGTCACGAAAAGACTTCAGTAGGTCAGTTAAACATGTTTGGCTCTGAGTCCTCAACCAGGTGACTTTTGATACGGGATGGTTACACACATCACATATTTGAGAGCCAGAAACACCTTCCCAGTGATCTCTGAGCAGAGTCACCGGTGAGTTCCTGTGGTTTACTCTCACTGTGCTGTGCATGTGTTGGTACACTGTATCTTGCCAAATGAAGCACGTACCATTACCCAACGAACCGTCCTCGGCCCAGCTCTCATCTCCCACCCTCAACCCCCAGATCTACAAAATAATAAGCAGCATGAATTATGGCAAACTGACACATCCACAAAAACTGAGACCCCTCCCCGCTAAATGAGGGAAGTCTATTTTGAAATTCTAGACAGTGTGATtcaggactttcctagtggttcaggggttaagaatctgcctgacaatgcaggggatacaggtttgattcccagTCTGGAAGTTTCCACGTGGAGCAGGCCAACTAGGTCcatgtgccacagtgaagacccagcgcagccaaaaataaaatttttttttcaaaaataaattaaaaattaattaattagttaagaaaatgaaaataaaaataaaaacacagtatggtgcaagaaaaataaagtgcagGGCTGGGAGTAAATTCCTGATCCTACTCCTGACCTCCCTCACCAGTGCCTGCCCCCTGCGCCCCCCCAAAACAGACAACAGTTGAATTCGGAACCACAGCGACCAGCAGGGGCGAGGTGTGGAGGGAAACAGACTGTCTGTCGGGCTCACGTCCTCGGGGCAGACAGGAGCAACCTGGGCCACAAGGATCCCCGCCAGGGAGGCGGCTGCCCTGCTGGGCGACAGCAGGCCTGACCCGATTCGGCAGCTGCACCCTCTGGTGCGGTCACCTTACCCTCCCCAACCTGCGCTATTAATGGCCTCAGGGACATGATGGTCTGGATACCATTGCTCTGGAAACTAAAAATACCCCCGCCTCTGTGCCACTGAAAGCCAGCCGGCAAGGCTATTCCcgaaggggggtggggtggggtgggcaggggacacAGCTGAATGCACGTGGCTGTTCGGCTGGACGACCACCGTCGGGGAGGGGGTCCTGCCTGGGGACAGCTCACGCACCACACTCCAAGGCCACCTGGCTTCACGGCTGggttttcttaattgaagtacagtGGACTTACAATATTATGCATAGCACAGCgactcagtatttttacagatgatACTCTAATCAAAGTTACTACAGGAGGTGGCTATGCAATATATTCTGTTgcttacctgttttatacatggtagtctGAACCTGTTAATCCTATAGCCCTAATTTAGCCTCCCCACTTCAGTACCCACTGGTCTTGTCTCTGCTTTGCACGAACATTCGCTTGTGCCGGTTTCCGATTCCACCTCGGAGTGACGCTGCCCACTCCCAGCTCTCCGAGGCGGCGTCAGCAGACCTGCCCACCGCTGAGCTCACCGTGAAAGCATCTGAGACAAACTGCAATGCTGGCCACACCGCTTAGAGGATGAGCAAGAGGAAGGGCCGGGTCACCTCTGTGCCGCCCTAGAGCACCAGCGCAGGGAGTCGGCCCCAAGGACCCAGGCCCTGCTCTGAACCATGCAGGGTCCACGCCATACCTGCCCGCGAGGCGGCTCTGGGGCCGCCACCCAGAGGCACCAGGGTGTGCTCCGCCGGCAGGGCGAGAGGCAGCACCTGCTGTCCCGCGTGAGCCGAGAAACAGCTGCTATGAGCATCTCTATCAGCAAGAGCATAGGggaaggactcccctggtggtctagtgactaagactccatgctccaaattcaggggacctgggttccatcctgagtcagggaactagatcccgccagccgcaactaagagttcgcatgccacaactaagacctggggcagtcaaaattagttaatttttttttaaaagagtgtcAGAGGGAACCAGGGACAAAACACAACAGAGAGAGTCTGTCAAACAGAGGACAGAGAAGTGACTCCTGGATGACCAAAGTGGCCCAAGCATGGACCAGCACGTCGCAGAGGGGAACAGATGCGGCAGTTCAGGCGGGAGCGGCCAGGGGCTGGGAGCCGTCAGAGGCCCTGGCACTGCCCGAGGAGGCACCCAGCACGCTGACCTCCGGGGAGGGCGAGCTGGCATGACTGTAAAGATAACTACTCATGACTATAAGCTTTCCTTTGGAAATTCCACACCTGTGGTATTTTCTGCTACAGATTCAATCAGCAGGTGTTCACAGAGCCCAAGCTACGCCAGGGCTGCTCTGAGCACAGGGATGGGGACGGTGCGCCAAGCGGACAAAAAGGATCTGTCTCCCATACGCTCGCCTTCCAGTGAAGCAGGGACAAGGACAGAACCGCCACACGCGCAAGCTTCCCTGCGGCAGGTGAAGACAGGTCAGTATGGATCAATACTGTGCGCCACACACCAGGGCAAACTCCAACGTTCTGCGTGTAAAAGTAAAACATGATGTCTTAGTACCAGAGTAAATTACAAGTGAATTCCTTGCATCTTTAGAGTTGGGAGGGCCTTTCTAACTAGGATAAAACCTGAAAGTCAGAAATGACTGTTAAATTTCACTACATAAAACTTCAATATGGCAAAAACACactataagcaaaataaaaaacagagtaACTGGAAAATTTTTTCAATTCTTATCAACAGACAACTCTTATCTGACAAAGCTTCAAGAAACCCACCGACAACCCACCAGAAAAACGGGCAAACAGGCACAGTTCACACAAAGAGATGCAAACGAGCACTTCTCTCACACCACCCCGTCCTTTCAGGCAGGCAAGCCTGTTGGCTCAAATGCCAAGATATGCCCACGATGCAAcctcctccagggcctccccGGTGTCTCCGTGATGAATCACTGACACTCCTCTCTCCCGCTCATCTAAGGGTCTCCCTGCTCCCCCGCCACTCTCACCAGGaaataagaatgatttttttttaattggttgaaCACAaagctaccacatgacccagcaattccaaccCTAGGCATATAACCAAGAGAAACGAAAATGTATGTCCAggacttctccggtggtccagtggctggagTCTGCTTGCCAATGGATGGGGGGGGAACATGGGTTCGACGTGCCTCGAAGCAACTAGGCCTGTGCTCCACGACTTTGGAGCACGAAagccctggagcccacgctcggcaacaggagaagccactgcaatgagaagcctcggCGCCGCAACTAGGGAGGAGCCCTCGCGGCAgcggagacccagcgcagccgaaAAAAGGACAGGCTCTCAAGAGACTGTCGCGGCAACTGAGCACTGCCACTGCAACCAAGCGCACAGCCACTCGTCTGGCGCTTCTTTCAAACCTGcagcaaaatacacataaagGCTAccatccaccaccaccacatggCTCTGGAACATTTTCATCCAAATGAGAAGTGTCTTCATTCAACAACTCCCgtttccccttctccagcccctgGCCACCACCTTCTATGCTCTGTCTGTTTGATGACGTCCCTTAAGTCCATCCAAGTTGTAGCAGGCGTGAGAACGTCATTCCTTTTCAAAGCTGAGAAAGACCCCACTGAAGGGTCACCCGCTCTGTTTGTCCTCTCACGTGCTGACAGACACAGGAATCACCAGCAGTGCTGCTGGGACACCGGAGCACCAGGGCCTGCGTCCCTGTCTTCAGACTCTGCGGTGTACGCCCTCCAGTGAAACCACTGAACCATACAGTGATTCTGTACTCAGCTTTTTGAGGACCTGCTGAGCTGCTTCCcaagaccacttgacctgcctcctgagaaatctgtatgcaagtcaagaagcaacagttagaactggacatggaacagactggttccaaatggggaaaggagtacatcaaggctgtacattgtcaccctgcttatttaactcatatgcagagtatatcatgagaaacgctgggctggaggaagcacaaactggaatcaagattgccgggagaaatatcaataacctcagatatgcagatgacaccaccgttatggcagaaagtgaagaactaaagagcctcttgatgaaagtgaaaaagggagtaaaaaagttggcttaaaactcaacattcagaaaactaaaatcatggcatccgttctcatcacttcatgggaaatagaaggggaaacaatggaaaaggtgacagactttattttggggggctccaaaatcactgcagatgatgactgtagccatgaagttaaaagacgcttactccttggaagaaaagctatgatcaacctagacagcatattaaaaagcagagacattactttaccaaaaaggtccatctagtcaaagctatggtttttccagtagtcatgtatggatgtgagatttggactatacagaaacctgagtgctgaagaattgatgcttttgaactgtggtattggagaagactcttgagagtcgcttggactacaaggagatccaaccagtccatcctaaaggaaattagtcctgaatattcattggaaggactgatgctgaagctccaatactttggccacctgatgcgaagagctgactcatctgaaaagaccctgatgctgggaaagattgagagcaggaggaaaaggggacgacagaggatgagatggttggatggcttcactgactcaacggacatgagtttgagtaggatccaggagttggtgatggacagggaggcctggcgtgctgcagtctgtacggtcacaaagagtcagacacgactaagtgactgaatgaactgaaacTGCGTCCCACAGTAACCGCACCACCTTCCATTCCTCCCAGCAGTGCACAGGggtctaatttctccacatcctcgctgTCCCCTCCCCCGATAAGAGCCCGTCTCAGTGTGGCTTTGACTTGCAGTTTCCCAATTTTTCTCCCCCAGCACTGGGTTTTATCGCCTCCCTGGCAGAAGAGAGGCCTCCTGGGAGCAGGGCCAGGTCAGGCGAGGGCTGGGCATGGGAAGCTTCTCAGCCTGTGTAGCTGGGCTCAGATTTGGAGCCAGAGCAGTGAGTACAGGCTTCTGGGGACTAAGGCTGGCCTGGGGTCCCCAGGTCCAGGCGAGGAGATTCTGCCCGTGAGAGACGAGCAGTCCCTCATCCTCCAGGCCCACaagtgtcccttggacaggacGGGGGCAGATGAGGGGAGATGGAAGGAGCGTGAGTCTCAGGGAGAGAAGGTGGCCCGGATGGGCCTGTCAGGGCCTGGAAGCAGGGAGATGCCATGTCGGCACCCTGCAGGgctgggatgggaaggggagcCTGGCCACCAGGGCCCCTCCTCCGGGTGTCCCACGGGGCCACAAGGTTCAAGTCACAGGCTGGGGCTCGGGGCTCAGAGGTCACTGTAACCATGCTTCAGGTCCTCACCACGGCCGGTGCCCTGGCTGCCCACAAACACGTTCCAACTGCCCATCTTTTCCTGGGTTTACTTGCCACtggtgtatcttctttggagaaatgtctactcaagCCCTTTGCCCATGTTTGAATTGGGTTGTTGTTGCCGAGCTGTAAGAGCTCTTCATGTGTTTTGAACACTAATCCTTGTCAGATATCCAGTTTGCAAATACAGGCGACCCTTGAACATGGCAGGGGCTGGGCTGTCGACAGTCCACAATTGAAAATCCTCACACAGCTCTCAGGCAGCCCTCCCCCAAAGTACCTAGTGACCACGTTGTCTGcgcctccccaccccaactcacACCCGGAATGGCCAAATAAACCCCGCGCTCTACAGCCAGAGTGTTCAGCTTCCACGGTTCTCCGAAGCTGCACTGCCCGTGGACCGGGCATCACGGGCGGCAAGCCACCCGCGGGGCCGGTGTCCCCGGCTCTCCGTTCTGCCGGCACCACGCACCCCAGAGCCAACCTCCCACCTCCACAGTGCGCTCACCCTCAATCATGACAGTGCAAGCTCCTCGTTAGGAAATCTGTATCTCAGCAGCCTTTCCAGAGCTTCCCCTACTGGCCTACAAACAACTGGGAGATCTGGAGACCCTCATCAACGTAACAGGGATGGAGTCCTTCACGCCTTGTCGATATGAGACAAGCCTCAGCGCTCTTGCAGTGACGACAGCGGCTGCAAGACCAGATTGATTCACTGATCCCAAAAGACCCTTCTGAAAGGAGAACCCAGGAGTGAAAGCGTCTTGGCATTCTAAGAGTCAGGGAGGAGTGCTCGAGGTGGCCAGAGCAGCAAGTGCAAATGCCCAGGGGCAGGAAGAGGCTTGGTGCCTGCGGAGAGGAGACAGGAAAACAGAAGAGCAAGCTCGGAACCAGCCAGGGAGAGGTCAGAAAGGTGGGCAGAAGCCAAATCTACAGCACAGAAACACGTGAACTGCATGCCACGTGCAGTGGCAAGcagtttgggtttctttttttctttgtaaggaATGACACaatctgatttatatttttaaaagacatctcCAAGGGCCCTGGGGAGAACAGATGGAGGCACCTTGGCAGCTTGGACTAGAGCGTGGTCAAAAGTAACTAAGTGGACATAATCAGAAAGGTGAGTTTTTTATGGTACACAACTGGCTATTTTCCACATtatgttgatttttctcttacttgtgactttacatgctaagtgtgtgctaagtcacttcagtcgtgtccaactctttgtgaccctatgttttgtagccctccaggcaagaatactggagggggttgccatttcctcctccaagggaccttcccgacccagggacagaaccctcatttcttaatgtctcctgcgttggcaggcaggttctttaccatttagtgccacctgggaagcctgcaaatTATACAAGTAACTCCGGAACAAAAGTTTCCAAAGTGCAGCTTGAGGGTCAGATATAGCCTCCTGACACGTTCtgctttgcccacaaaggttATCTTTTGTTgcattgatatttaaaaattaggattTCCACTTTCTCTTGGAAATGGCTGCCTCTAGCACACAGCAGTTGGCTGGTGACAACAGGCTGGAGCACAGGCTTTCTGGCTTATTTCTATTCTCACTCCCAGCACCTTCTTTGCTCATTAATACAATCTGAGTTTCTGACTCCTTTGGCACCACTTAAGGATGCCACAAGCCCCTGTTCACACAAAAGAATCTCAATTTGGACCCTGAAATAGAGAGGCCGGTTCATCCCAACTAACCTTAACTTAATTTTGGTCAATAGGTGGTTTTATGTCACCAGTGAGAGGATTTGAGACAATTATATTCTGATACCACCCGCCAATGCAATAGACATAGAGgctttcagtccctgggtagggaagattccctggaggagggtaaggcaacccactccagtattcttgcctggagaaccccatgcacagaggagactggtgggctacaaatgaggtcctaaagagtcagacatgactgaagtgacttagcacacacacacagtcaaaccacagggaaaaaaaaaagagtactccTGCCCCGCCCATGTCAATACTGCATAGTCCTGCTCAGGCTTCCCCTAAGTACTGTCAGACCATCAGCTCTTGGAGAACAGGGACTTGTCCATCACAGAGCCCTAGGCTGCACACAGCAGACCCTCCCCCATGTGTAAACGGAACCCAAGAGATGCTCAGCACTTGGCCATCTATGACACACTCGGGAAGAAATAATTCTCAATCTGACGGTTTTCCACTCCGCCAGAAAAGCATCTGGAATTTGAGGGAGGTAGAAACGTCAATCCCTGATAGCAAAGATGATCTCCagggtgctgggtgtgtgtgggtgtgtgtactATTTCACATCTGAACTGTTTCAGGCCTCTGAACCTTTGCCGCTCTACGTCTTTACATCTCGTTTTTCCTCATCACCACCCCCACTCCTTTCACCACCATCACCCTCCACCCCGGGCCAGGATAATAAACATGATACCTTCATCAGAACGTCGATTAACATTAATTAGTTTACCTTAAGTTTGGATCGCTTTCAAAGCATAAAGTTTGGGAACTAGAAAAGTCTACCGTAAACGCAATCCCCGCCCCCGCACCCCCAatcagtcattttcacaatttcCTCTTCAGGGCCAGGGCCTTTAGAGCCCGTGAGCCTGCTGTAGGACCTTACTCGAGGCCTGCCGCtccacgcccccaccccaccccgcctctTCTGCGAAAAGAGAGTCAACAATGACCTCTGCGGAAGAAAGGCACGGTGCTGAGCCATACACTCGGCATCCAGCCTGGCAGCTCCCGGCGGCATCTTCACGGCCTGGGCGAGGGTGGGCCGGGCGGCGCGGGGCGGACCGGCGCTCGGGGGCGatccggggggcgggggggagacaAGGGGTCGGGCGGGCGCGCCTCACCCACCTGCAGACGGAC from Odocoileus virginianus isolate 20LAN1187 ecotype Illinois chromosome 33, Ovbor_1.2, whole genome shotgun sequence harbors:
- the SMIM10L3 gene encoding salivary gland specific protein SAGSIN1 isoform X2, whose protein sequence is MAAALSGLAVRLSRSAAARSYGVFCKGLTRTLLIFFDLAWRLRINFPYLYIVASMMLNVRLQAPSLFLPLGICTCCSGHLEHSSLTLRMPRRFHSWVLLSEGSFGISESIWSCSRCRHCKSAEACLISTRREGLHPCYVDEGLQISQLFVGQ